The genomic region CAAAGATTATGGCCTTAGTAATTATTGGAGTAGTCCTGATCGCTATAGCAGTAGCGTTGTGGTTCAACCGCAAAAGACAATTGAGTAAAGCTTTGAATATCAAATACCATGAGACTTCAAAGGTGGCTGATGTGGTAGATATTTACAAACAGCTAGGCGATGGATTAGACGGTAGTTACAGAGGAAATATAGTGGAACTATCAGGGATGTCACGCTCTGATAGTCCCCTTCAATCTGAGCATACCAACGCCGAGGTAGTTTATTACCGCGCCAGAGTAATCCACGAGTATGAAACGTTGGAAATAGTCCGGCAACAAGACGATGAGGGAAACTACTATGAACGCGAAGTGGTGCACAATCATCAAGAAACTGTGTCTGACAATGAACGGTTTGCTCCTTTTTATTTAGACGATGGCAGTGGACGTATTTTGGTTGAAATGGATAAAGCCCAAAGGCATACCATTACCTCGCTTGACGAATACCAACCTGAACCGCCTACTGGTTATGACCCCTACGGCATTCGTGGTACCACTACTGGGTACCGATACATAGAAGAAATCATTCCCAACAATCATAAGTTATACGTTTTGGGGCAGGCTGCCGAAAGCCACGGAAATTTGGCTGTAGTAAAGCCTACCAAAAAAGACGAAGAGTTTATTGTGTCTACCAAATCTGAAGAAGAACTTGTGCAAGGAGCAGAAAACTCCGCCAAAATGTCTTTATATGGAGCCATTGGTTTAGGCATACTAGGGCTTATTCTAATGGTGGTGGGTTTTACCTCTAAAGGAGGCTGATCGTATTTGTTTTTTCTAGGTTATACCACTTATCAAGAAGTTAGCAAACAGGCTTACACTTACTTTTGAGCCACGTATTACTAAGCCATCAATTCCCAAAATACAAACTTCGTAACATCGGTTACTTTATTTTTATAACCTGTCATTACTTATGAGCACGCATGCTATTCCGGTAAGCAAAAAGCGGCTGTATGCCGATGTGCAAAAGCTAACAGCGGTCTATCCACCACGAAATTACCAAAACCTTGAGTCATTGAATGCCATTGCTCATTATATCCACGAAGAGTTTAAGAAATGGGATTGCCCTACAGAAGTACAAGCTTACGACGCAGAAGGAAACACCTATCAAAACCTCATTGCTTCGTTTGGTGTGGGGCATAGTACCCGTATTGTACTGGGTGCTCATTACGATGTATGTGGCGATCAACCAGGAGCCGATGATAATGCAAGTGCAGTGGCAGGGTTGCTCGAAGTAGGACGGTTGATTGACCAACTACAGCCTTCTCTTAATTGTCGGGTAGATTTGGTAGCCTATACTTTAGAAGAACCTCCGTTTTTTCAAACTCCTTTGCAGGGCAGCGCTGTACATGCCCGATCTATGAGTCAAAATAAAGTAGACATCAAAGCCATGATTTGCCTCGAAATGATTGGTTACTACAGCGATAAACCCAACTCACAACAGTTTCCTATTCCAGAACTGGCGGCTATTTACCCTTCGGTAGGTAACTTTATTGTAGTGGTAGGCAAAACCGGAGAAGAGACTTTGGTACAAGAGGTAAAAACCAGTATGAAACAAGTCGCAAACATTGATGTACAAGCCATCAATGCTCCTCCGCAAATGATTGGTATTACTTTTTCAGACCACGCCAGTTACTGGAACGAAGGCTACCCTGCTGTCATGATTAATAACACTTCCTTTTATCGCAATCCCCATTATCACGAAACCACTGACACTATAGATACCCTGGATTTTGACAAAATGACTGAGGTAGTCAGAGGGGTGTATCAAGCAGTAGTAAACCTTGCCTAAATACAAAACATCTATCTTGTACAATAGATTATACTGAGAAATGTATTACTTTTGGGGCGGTTTTGTCAAGTGTAAGTAGCAGCAAGTAATTAGCTATAAGCTACAAGTAAGAGCCACTTGCTCATCATAAAGTAGTTACTACTTATTATGTATGTTTAATGCTGCCTTGATACTTATCAAAAGAGTCCATTTACTCTTTTGATGTATAGAATAAAACCACTTCTTTATTACTTAAAATCTTGGTATAAACTTATGCAGAAGAAATTTACAGGATTTTTGATAGCTACCTTGGTGTTCAATGTAGCTATTTTATGCACAGTATACCTCATAGAGTTATTCTCACAAGAGGTTTCTTTTATTTGGTCTTGGCTGTTGTTTGTGATAGTGGCACTAGGGGTAGGCACATTGATAGCCAATGTAGCTTACAAAGTAAAGCTCAAACCACAGGTAGGAGTTTTTGCTTTTTTTTGGTCTATCGTTTTTGCGGTATTGTTTAGGTTTTATTACCACGACTACAGCACCCTTTCCAATGCCCGCATCGCCCAATCATTAGACGTAAACGCCGCCCTGAAAGCAAAGAATAAATATGATTATTTCAGCTTTAAAGGCTATACCATAGATGCTCAAAAAATTGGTTATCAATTGGTCAAAGATTCATTGGTTGACAAATCAGATCCTAAAAAAGGAAGTTTTCATTATTATGTAGCCCCTTTAGTAGCAACCAATACATCTCAATCCTTGCCAAATGTATTCGTAGGCAAACATTATGTAGGGATTGAGCCTAACTATAAAGAGATTTTTCAAAAACGCCTCAAACGTAAAACCACTTTTTATCGAGAGTATCCTAGTAGTTATACTTTTGCCGGAGCAGTGAAAACCCTGAATCCCTCGATCAAAAAGCCTCAAAACTACTTATTGTTACAACCAGCCCTGTCGCCCTATGAGCAACAAAAAAGTAGCTGGAAACATTTGTTGGTTTTGTTGGTAGGAGGCAATGTGTTTTGGGCACTGGCAGTGTTGATAATTCAGGCAGTAGGACGAAAAAAAGAGGAGGCCCAAGTCGCTTAGGTAAAATGAAAAAAATCTCTTTATCTCTAATCGTTTTAATCATTGGTTTGAACGCCTGCCGTGCCCAAAAAGGGCTAAATTATGCCAATACCAAAACAGGTGTCGGGCAAATAGCCGAAGATATCAATAAGGCAAAGAACAACGCCCTTGTGATCCGCCTAAAAGCTACATTGGCAGACTGCCAGGCAATCATGAAGACCAAAGCAGATGCTCAAAAGTTATATGAGTACAGCGAAAGCTTGCATAAAAAATATGCAAATGAGAAAATGATCAAGGCTAAAGACGGGCAAACTGATGTATTGGTCAGTGTACTGATTCTAGGCAATGAGTCAAAGAGCGAAAAAGATAGATTTGCCAGAGGATACATTCAAATCTTAGACAAGTTTACCAGAGGAATTCGCATTTATACTTTTAGGTATGTAAGGCCAGGCAGTAGCTCAGGTATGCGTTACGATGGTTTGACTTATGTAAATAATAAATGGGTTTTTATTCCTAAAATGTGGCGAGCTTTCTGGTAGGTAATCACTAACTGCTATATCACCAAATAAAGAATATCATGAGCAATTATTGTTATTTCAATGGGCAAATACTCCCTGAAGACAAAGTAAGGTTTAAAACAAACGATTTGGGTATATTGCGGGGGTATAGTGTGTTTGATTTTTTGCGTACCTACAATGCTACTCCTGTCCACTTAGATGATTATTTGGTAAGGTTTGAAAACTCTGTAAAATCGTTTGACATTAATTTTCTGACAGACCGCGATACCATCAAAGAAAAGGTAGAAGAGTTGCTTTTTTGGCGAGCTGATAAAACTGTGGATGTAGGCATTAGGCTATTGATGACAGGTGGATACTCTGAAAGCGGTTTTTATGCACCCGAATTGCCCAATTTTTTGATTAGAATAGAAGACCTTCACCCAATACCACTCGCGCGATATGCTGAGGGAGTAAAAATCATTACGCACGAGTACCAACGTGAGTTGCCAGAAATAAAAACCACCAACTATTCGCGTGCCTTGGTAATAGCCAAAGCAGCGCAAATACAAAAAGCCACTGACGCGTTGTACCATCTGGACGGTAATATTAGTGAGTGTACCCGCAATAACTTTTTTATATTTAAAGGCAATACTTTGGTTACACCCAAAAGCAATATATTAAGGGGAGTCATTCGTAAAATTATCATCGAATTAGCAAAAACTAAATTTGAGGTAGAAGAACGTGACATTTACCTTGAAGAACTCAAAGAAGCCACCGAAGCATTCAAAACCGGCTCCAATACACGCATCATGCCAGTAGTACAAATTGATGAACTTAAGATTCATAAAAAGCAAGTAGGGCACAACACCAGAGCCCTTATACAAATGTTAGATGAATACTTGCACGCTACTACCCATCAAACCATATAGTCAAATTGTATTCATTAGTTATCAAGTTCCAGAAAATTTCTATGAAATCTATCAGGCTCATCATCATAGCTTTAGTTTTTATATGTACTATCCAGCAAACCCAGGCACAGTGGGGAATCAGAGGAGGGTATACGTATCAATACAATAGTTTTGCCGAGGTAGGGGTAAGCCTTATTACCAAGAAAATAAAACCTTCCCATGATTTTATTACACTCAATTTTCCAGAAAGAGTAAGTAGTGCTTTTTTAACCACAGAGTTTAACTTTCGGAAAGAGTTTGTGCTTGGAGGAAAGTTTGGTTATGAAGTAGCTTGGGTAAGGGGGGTGCCGTTGACTGCACGTTTGAGCTATGCTTACTATACCAACTTGATTGAGCAAGATATGCGGGTTATACCTGAAGTAGGGTTTAACCTGTTTGGAGTGGTGCACCTGACGTATGGATATAATATACCCCTGCAAACTTTTGAGTTTGAAGGGGTAAGTCGTAGCCGGGTATCATTAATTATTGTGGCAGAACTAGGTACCCATTAAACGGACGTCATTTGCAGCATGCCCCCCTGAGTGTGTTGCCATTTCCAATAAGGCGTGCATGGTATATATATTATTGACAATATGCGTTGCCTTAGACTCAGATAGTTGGTATACAGTCATTAGTTTGTCAATGATTTCGGTACGTGAAAAAGCATTGTTTTTCCAGTCAATTACCTTGTTTCTGATGTCGTTACTTATTTCCTGAAATTTTTCCATGTTTTTATAAAGTTTTGTGAGGTAAGTAGCAGCGAGTAATTAGCCATAAATCCTTAGATGTCGATGTATATCGGTGTTATAAGCAAAAATAACTCACTCATCATAAGGTAGTTACACTTACTCATTAGGATATGTTTAATTCTGCCTTGTACTTATATTAAATAAAGTTTGATAAAAGTTCTTATTTCAAATATTAGTAAGGCAATATTGAGATGATAAAAAGGGAAGAGAGTATGGTTGCATATATTTGTAGTGTTTGATCAATAAATTATTCTTGCTTGAATAAACGGCAAGAGTGACGAGAAAGTTGACAAAACAAATGAAATTTATAGGCATCTAATCGTTTTGATATGCTCGCTTATTCCACCCTGCCATCATTTGAATAAATCCACTTATAGCCAAACCAATGGCATAAATAATATAGTCTTCAAAGTCGCCTTCTTCATCAAAAACAAACAGGCAAATTGTAACAAGAACACCCACCACCATCAATATAGCCCCTATATATTTATTGTTAGAGTGCTCAACGGCTTTCTCCATTTCTTTTACTTCTGTACGTACTTCATTGCTTTTGTACAAGTGAATGGTTTTTACAATGTGTTTGGCTTCATCCTCTGGTAGTTGGTATTTTTTTATGAGCTTTTCAATAATTTCATTATTTGGGAAGGCATTATTTCGCCAGAAAAGCACTTTCTCCTTGATTTCATCATCTACACTTGCCAGCTTTTCTTTGGCTTCTTTTTTTGTTTTGTGTAGGTTACGTCCTGCCATGATTGCTGATAGAGTATTTTCTATATCATCGTCGTCATTGGCAAAACTCCCGTATTCTTTGAGTAAATGCCTTACCCGTGCTTGGTGGTCTTGCTTGCCTTCCATTGCCTGCAGAATCCTGGTATAAAGCATAGGGCGAATATTTGCGTGGCTACTCACCTCTTCGATCTCTTCTAATGTATTTATTACTACTTGAGTAGCTTGATCTTTCTCCAACCCATGTTCAGTTACCAAGTGGGCAATGATGGTTTGTGTGTCTTGTCTCTCGATGAGCAGGCTGTGTATGATACTGTTTATACTTGTCATATTGATAACCTTGTATAAGTTTTTGTTAAGTACACAATATAGATTGAGCGCCTCTTAAGTAAAAATAAAGCAACCTAAAAGAAGGTGGTACCTGTTTTCTGAAGAAATACAACAATCAGAGACGAAGTTCATTGGATTAGCTGCACTTAGGTAAGTTTGGTAGTTTTACTAAGCGCAGACATGTTGGGTTAAAAGTAGTCAGTCATTCAATGTAACTGGATTGCCGATAATGACGGCGAGTGAAACGATAGGTGATAAGTGCCACCACCGCGAGGCTAAAAACAGTAGTAAGCACTTGACCCGTGACCCCTTCTAAAAACCAGTGACAACCCAAGGCACACAATATAATGAAAGAAAGCATCAACAAGCACTTTGTTTGATTATTTTGAGGACAGTGGTCAGAAACCTGAATTTCAACTTGTTGTTGTGCTTTGTTGTGTAAAGCTGCACTGAAGAAAATGCTTTGAGCTTCTTGTGCATTTAGGTTATATTTTTTTTGAAGTTTTTGCTGGATGGTATGGGGCGACATCAACTGCTTACGCCAGATTTGTACTTGTCGGTGAATTTGTGAGGAGTGTGCAGCAATATTTTTAACCTTGTTAACTTGTTCATTTTTAGAGTCTTGAAAATAAATAGCTTGTTGGAGAATTTCTTCTGCTTGAGTTTTTTCAACCCCTTTAGCTCTTAATTGTTCAATGATTTGATGGTGAGACTGCCCATTCTCCAGCCAGTCTTGAATCCATTCATATAAACTCAGTAGTTCAGGTGGCTCTTCGGGCGCAGCAAGCAAGGTTTTGGCGTGTTGTACTATTTCGTTAGCAGTAGTTTTTCGAATGTTTTCTAATGCAATAAGCTCTCCTACAATACGGGTTTCACGCGACCCCTCAGTAATTTTGTGCATGGCATAATTGGTAGCTCTGGCATGCAAAGGAGAATTAGTAAGCTGTTTCATCGTGGTATAAGTGAAAAATGTGCTACTGGTTAAGTTTTAGGTGAGTGTATAGCTACTCTTAAAATGTACTGTTTTTTATGTTTGTATACATATATTTATACTTCTTTGAAGTACTGATTTTGGAAAAGTTGGTGCAAAAATATAATATTTTTTTTTATTAATCCTATATAGTGCAAAATCTACTCAAGTTATCAGCACAGATAAAGCCTGAGTAATGCTTAGGCAATCAACACAGTTGATATAAGTGCAATGCTTGAAAAGTGTTGTTAATCAAGGGTTTATGTTGATGTAAAGTGTGTAATGAGCGTTTATTCTTGCCAATCGTAAATACGGTGGTATAAATAATAAATTGTACTTTAATTTATACAATTATTTTATTGTAGCGCCGTGGTGAGCTTGTAAGTGATAGGTGACTTTTTTTTGCTAAAAATATAAATAGTGTGTGAGTTTTGAACTACAATTGCATATCTTGAAATATCAAAATAAAATACGGTGGCAAACTTCAACACCTTCAAACTTAAATAAATACTTGACTTGAGCAACCCATCGCTAAAACAAATAAAGGTTGAAGTAAGGTTACTTAAAATTTTCTATATTAGAACATAATAGATAAATGGTACCACAAAACAAACAGCTTATATGCAGCCTCTGTTGGTGCTTGTTTATTTGCAAAGATTGTCAAACAATCTGTAACTTTTATAAGGATGAAATATCTACCAAAATTATATCATTATTTGTTTTGTAGTTTATTGGTATTAAGCATAACTTCCTATGCTCAAGTAACAGAACTCCGTACATTGGACGATAGAACCAAGACCCAACAACAGTTGTTGCAAACCCAGCAGAAGACAATTTCTGACCAGCAAAAGATGATTTATGATTTGAGAGACAAGCTTGCCCACCAAGAAACCGCCATCAAAGTACTCGAGTCGGAACAAAAAGCTAAAGAAGATTCACTATACCAGCAAATTCACTGGAATATAAATGCTTTAAAGATCATCGCCGGGTTTATAGTGGTAGGTATCATACTATTGATATGGCAACGCAACTTCTTGGGAAGGCATTTGCTGGGAGTATGGATAGAAGAAAACTTTAAAGAGTCTATTCGCTATTACCTCAAAGACATGATACAGCGCAAAGTGCGTGACCGTGATGTAAGAGAGATTGTACGGGAAAAAGGTGAAGCAGCAGTAGCAGCTACAGTGACCAAGTATATCAAAGAAACTGATATAGCCGATATTATTCATAAAAATGCCCGCCCTGAGATAGACCGCCTTATCAAAGTAGTAAACGAAGAAGTAGCCGAAAACCTTAAAGGTAAAGTACCTACCTGGGAACAAGATTTTGCACACTACTTAGAGTTGGGCGCACGCCTGGCAGATAAAACCCAGGTTTTAAACGAAACTTTGACTTTCCCAGCAGAAACAAAACTGGAAATACAAGAATATAAAAAAGTATTGCTAAAACTAAAAAATGCGCCTGACTACACCCCCGAAGATTGGTACCTGAAAGGAATAGAAGAGTATGAAACCGGGCATTTGAAAGACGCCAGAGAGTCTTTTAATGAAGTGTTGCACCTCAATGCCGAAGATACCAATGCCATGCTATTCAAAGGGGCTACCCACAGTGATAACGCAGAGTATAAATCAGCCATTAAAATTTTTAATCAAGCCCTTACCCTTGAGCCTCAAAATAAAATAGCTTTGATACTACACGCCAATACAGCGTTTAAAATGAAAAAATACGACAAAGCCATTGAAAACTATGACCAAATACAGGCCTTAGACGCTGACTATGCCTATAGCTATTATGGCAAAGGCAACGCTTATAAAGAAAAAGGAGACTATCAACTAGCCATTGAAAACTACCGGGTGGCCATCGAAAAAGATGGTGATTTTGCCTTGGCTTATTTATCTATAATTGAGCTATTGATTGTGTCAGAAAATTATGAAGAAGCCCAGGGGTATCTAAGTAAATTGAGCGAGTTTGCTGACCTTAAAATCCGAGATCAAATACTTGCCAAATACTTTGAACTCATCATTAAAAAAATACGCCATTTGGGTACCACACAATCAGAGGCAGACTTTGAAGAATTGCTACTCAACGAAATAGATGTGTATTGGGATATGAGCAAAATAGATAAGTGGCTTACTATTACTCAGCTTGACAAAGACGATTTGTTGTTTATTACCAACAAAACCAAGGTGATGAAAAAGCGCATTAAACAAGGAGAAGTGTTGGAGTCTTGATTTTGAAAATAGAATAAGATTACCTTAAAAAAACAAAACCCCTGCATATTCTGAATATACAAGGGCTAAGCTTTTGGATAACATTATAAGCAACTAAGACTATTTTTTAGCAGTTTCAGCGGCTTTGTTTTTGATATCCTGAACCTCAGTACGAATTTCCTGAGCAAGTACTTTTAAGTCTTGCATTTTCTTACGTACACGAGTACCAGCTGCTTGGTTCTCCTTCTCATAGAATTTAGAAAAGTCTTCTTTTACTTCGTCCAAGAGCGCTTGTACATCATTATAACGATTCTTACTCATAGAATTAATTAATAAAAGTTTATGATTAATAACTGTTGATTACTCAAGCAACACCCTACACCAGTACTTCTTCCAAAGTAGGCATAGGTTTGTTGTATTTTCCAGCCTGAAGATTTTTAGAAATATCTTCAAATGCTGCCAATGTTTTTTCTACATCGTCTATTGAATGTGCTGCAGTAGGTATAATGCGAAGCATGATCACATCTTTAGGTACCACCGGAAACACCACAATAGAACAGAATATATTATGATTAGTTCTCAGGTCAATTACAATATGCCCTGCCTCATTGGTACCTCCTTTAAGAAATACAGGCGTTACAGGCGATTGAGTTTGACCTATGTTGAACCCCTTTGCTTTTAATCCATTTTGGAGCGTAGTGACTACATTCCATAAGTTTTCGCGTAGTTCAGGCTGTGAGCGAAGCATTTCCAAACGCTTGATAGCACCTATGGTGATAGGCATTGGAAGCGATTTGGCAAAAATCTGAGAACGCATGTTATAACGCAAATAGCGGCATACCTCTTTTGTAGAAGACACAAACGCTCCGATAGTAGCCATAGACTTGGCAAAAGTAGAGAAGTAAACATCAATTTCGTCTTGCACACCCAGTGCTTCGCCAGTACCTGCACCAGTAGAACCCATCGTTCCGAACCCGTGTGCATCGTCTACCAACAAACGGAAATTGTGTTTCTTTTTGAGTGCTACAATTTCTTGAAGGCTACCCAGGCTACCTGCCATACCAAACACTCCTTCGGTAATCACTAAAATAGCTCCTCCGG from Microscilla marina ATCC 23134 harbors:
- a CDS encoding aminotransferase class IV translates to MSNYCYFNGQILPEDKVRFKTNDLGILRGYSVFDFLRTYNATPVHLDDYLVRFENSVKSFDINFLTDRDTIKEKVEELLFWRADKTVDVGIRLLMTGGYSESGFYAPELPNFLIRIEDLHPIPLARYAEGVKIITHEYQRELPEIKTTNYSRALVIAKAAQIQKATDALYHLDGNISECTRNNFFIFKGNTLVTPKSNILRGVIRKIIIELAKTKFEVEERDIYLEELKEATEAFKTGSNTRIMPVVQIDELKIHKKQVGHNTRALIQMLDEYLHATTHQTI
- a CDS encoding aminotransferase class I/II-fold pyridoxal phosphate-dependent enzyme; translation: MDLFEKILADQGPLGAHADEWHGYFTYPKLEGEIKPWMTFQGKQVLTWSLNNYLGLANHPEVRKVDAEASAEWGMAYPMGSRMMSGNSNLHEQLEAQLSEFVKKEDTVLLNFGYQGVISIIDALIDRKDVVVYDSQSHACIIDGLRMHLGKRFVYPHNNIENLEKQLERAQKVVDETGGAILVITEGVFGMAGSLGSLQEIVALKKKHNFRLLVDDAHGFGTMGSTGAGTGEALGVQDEIDVYFSTFAKSMATIGAFVSSTKEVCRYLRYNMRSQIFAKSLPMPITIGAIKRLEMLRSQPELRENLWNVVTTLQNGLKAKGFNIGQTQSPVTPVFLKGGTNEAGHIVIDLRTNHNIFCSIVVFPVVPKDVIMLRIIPTAAHSIDDVEKTLAAFEDISKNLQAGKYNKPMPTLEEVLV
- a CDS encoding M28 family peptidase, with translation MSTHAIPVSKKRLYADVQKLTAVYPPRNYQNLESLNAIAHYIHEEFKKWDCPTEVQAYDAEGNTYQNLIASFGVGHSTRIVLGAHYDVCGDQPGADDNASAVAGLLEVGRLIDQLQPSLNCRVDLVAYTLEEPPFFQTPLQGSAVHARSMSQNKVDIKAMICLEMIGYYSDKPNSQQFPIPELAAIYPSVGNFIVVVGKTGEETLVQEVKTSMKQVANIDVQAINAPPQMIGITFSDHASYWNEGYPAVMINNTSFYRNPHYHETTDTIDTLDFDKMTEVVRGVYQAVVNLA
- a CDS encoding tetratricopeptide repeat protein, whose protein sequence is MDDRTKTQQQLLQTQQKTISDQQKMIYDLRDKLAHQETAIKVLESEQKAKEDSLYQQIHWNINALKIIAGFIVVGIILLIWQRNFLGRHLLGVWIEENFKESIRYYLKDMIQRKVRDRDVREIVREKGEAAVAATVTKYIKETDIADIIHKNARPEIDRLIKVVNEEVAENLKGKVPTWEQDFAHYLELGARLADKTQVLNETLTFPAETKLEIQEYKKVLLKLKNAPDYTPEDWYLKGIEEYETGHLKDARESFNEVLHLNAEDTNAMLFKGATHSDNAEYKSAIKIFNQALTLEPQNKIALILHANTAFKMKKYDKAIENYDQIQALDADYAYSYYGKGNAYKEKGDYQLAIENYRVAIEKDGDFALAYLSIIELLIVSENYEEAQGYLSKLSEFADLKIRDQILAKYFELIIKKIRHLGTTQSEADFEELLLNEIDVYWDMSKIDKWLTITQLDKDDLLFITNKTKVMKKRIKQGEVLES
- a CDS encoding E3 ubiquitin ligase family protein translates to MALVIIGVVLIAIAVALWFNRKRQLSKALNIKYHETSKVADVVDIYKQLGDGLDGSYRGNIVELSGMSRSDSPLQSEHTNAEVVYYRARVIHEYETLEIVRQQDDEGNYYEREVVHNHQETVSDNERFAPFYLDDGSGRILVEMDKAQRHTITSLDEYQPEPPTGYDPYGIRGTTTGYRYIEEIIPNNHKLYVLGQAAESHGNLAVVKPTKKDEEFIVSTKSEEELVQGAENSAKMSLYGAIGLGILGLILMVVGFTSKGG